From one Peredibacter starrii genomic stretch:
- a CDS encoding bifunctional proline dehydrogenase/L-glutamate gamma-semialdehyde dehydrogenase, producing the protein MNLKGVPVVKKRVVGQWQIAFYEEFDSVLFPGGNLHHEVEVLISFVTKKGFGSGFRREVVINAFPFLCAVRPEEKSIYIGTRRLSRELALLKLHEVNPVLIDQDIEKLFFALKEHIEKISTISPTNFPSEIEWVSVENNLPQYWNKEQWQDVDDEAKVILKQLVKKVGDYRSSSFEKVSDYGLTLTAQYDLIRVHLLKFLAVLPSLDHDKHGTEVKRNLLESLRRLGEDSRAISMEKKRGTRQLPLYLTLLFGAAFHIAQMLPANILAAVVRYMVRMMAKRFIAGESINTSHATLRDLRETNREATLDQLGELVVSAKEADEYFEKVLQLIHGLKQHVPKGEKNKAGILKAHVSIKVSALSHDFRPQAFEATYAKVAPRLRRILQEAEREEVFIQVDAEHYHYRDLVLAIYEKVLLETPELKNYDQTGIVVQAYLRDGSKHLNDVIELAKKRKLPMRIRLVKGAYWDAETIEGEAHQFTPPQFLNKEESDLHFRQLCYIALKNHEHIHLALASHNLQDHAFVESLRNLRFPQAPVIEHQCLHMTYEALSHGLAKMGWPTRNYMPIGNLLVGMAYLVRRIMENSSQVGVLSIMRSHQKASGLISPVEVHNTKKKAHTLQFDSFITQLKSDFAPARPLRLFIKDEREALEKSINELTAKIAANQDAWKNSSETKVISSSRPDLVIGTYKANTNSEAIKTVEEAEAALMNNWWSKQSLALYRVSVLLKAADIMLLKRNSLSALMMYEAGKTMTEALADVDEAIDFINFYARQEISLQLSHQKLTNRGVITVIAPWNFPLAIPCGMTVAPLVAGNAVILKPAEQTPLIAIELYNILIEAGVPKEILYLIQGDGEVVGAPLVTHPKTAGIVFTGSKGVGQWIYRHAGQETIQHYYHQIPMQKKVITEMGGKNAIIVTNNCELDETISGILYAAFGHSGQKCSAASRVIVHKEVKDALVARLMQAIRDLKVGEALDPSTSVNPLITREDQERVKKAIEEAKDEAIRSQGKILIDRSFEKLPGFCVGPALFELPAFQARKKDSWAQKEIFGPVIHITEYESMIEAVELFNGTEYALTGGIYSQSQDDIDFLIRFLRAGNLYVNRPNTGARVAIEPFGGFKLSGTGPKAGGTDYVKEFHFILSAQDTQPHEGKWAPDSGYALMTPRPSLISTAGRVSRFEHFANSFVDQYELFMGTVNEKEKAQLLGFITWVKGNLGEYLNGHHLNFVIPGQLSYNDKSIIKDSGLFVTVSARPSLKSIHYLFGALALGCGVSIACLTEESYKTWKGILDLAWKAGFSKTNIDITFMSQTTLADLLKEPHYSFIYAGHYVQYRDLLYKGVLEGKSLSETMRLILSEVDGVSLEPSQVLDQFVWTRSLAINTMRHGAPLELNA; encoded by the coding sequence GTGAATCTTAAAGGTGTTCCTGTTGTTAAAAAACGGGTTGTTGGTCAATGGCAAATCGCTTTCTACGAAGAGTTTGATTCAGTTCTTTTCCCAGGTGGAAATCTTCACCACGAGGTGGAAGTTCTTATTAGTTTTGTGACAAAAAAAGGTTTTGGTTCAGGCTTCCGCCGTGAAGTGGTGATCAATGCTTTCCCATTTCTTTGCGCGGTAAGACCGGAAGAAAAATCGATCTATATCGGAACCAGACGTTTGTCTCGTGAACTTGCCCTTTTAAAGCTTCATGAAGTGAACCCGGTTCTGATTGATCAGGACATTGAAAAACTTTTCTTCGCTCTGAAAGAGCATATTGAGAAAATCAGCACGATTTCTCCAACAAACTTCCCTTCAGAGATTGAATGGGTTTCAGTTGAAAATAATCTTCCTCAGTACTGGAACAAAGAACAGTGGCAAGATGTGGATGATGAAGCGAAAGTCATCCTAAAGCAACTGGTGAAGAAAGTGGGCGACTACCGCTCAAGTTCTTTTGAGAAAGTTTCTGACTACGGTCTGACCCTGACTGCCCAGTATGACCTTATCCGCGTTCACCTTCTGAAGTTCCTTGCGGTTCTTCCTTCTCTTGATCACGACAAGCACGGAACTGAAGTGAAGCGTAACCTCCTTGAGAGTTTACGTCGCTTAGGTGAAGACTCACGCGCGATCTCGATGGAGAAAAAGCGCGGAACTCGTCAGCTTCCGCTTTACTTAACACTTCTCTTCGGTGCCGCTTTCCATATCGCTCAAATGCTTCCGGCCAATATCCTGGCCGCAGTTGTTCGTTATATGGTTCGTATGATGGCAAAACGCTTTATTGCAGGGGAGAGTATCAATACTTCTCACGCCACTCTTCGTGACCTTCGCGAAACCAATCGTGAAGCGACTCTCGACCAACTGGGAGAGTTAGTTGTTTCGGCGAAAGAAGCGGATGAATACTTTGAAAAAGTTCTTCAACTGATCCACGGTCTAAAACAGCACGTGCCAAAAGGTGAGAAGAACAAAGCGGGCATTTTAAAGGCCCATGTATCAATTAAAGTTTCTGCTCTTTCACACGATTTCCGTCCGCAAGCTTTCGAGGCGACTTATGCTAAAGTTGCTCCAAGATTGCGTCGTATATTACAAGAGGCAGAACGTGAGGAAGTTTTCATCCAAGTAGATGCTGAACACTATCACTACCGTGATCTGGTTCTTGCCATTTACGAGAAGGTCCTGCTTGAAACTCCGGAACTAAAAAACTACGACCAAACTGGTATCGTGGTTCAGGCCTATCTTCGTGACGGTTCAAAACACCTTAACGATGTGATTGAGCTTGCGAAAAAACGCAAACTTCCAATGCGTATTCGCCTTGTAAAAGGTGCTTACTGGGACGCTGAAACGATTGAAGGTGAAGCTCACCAATTTACTCCGCCTCAATTCTTAAACAAAGAAGAGTCGGATCTTCACTTCCGTCAGCTGTGCTACATTGCTCTTAAAAATCACGAGCACATTCACCTGGCCCTGGCCTCTCACAACCTTCAAGACCACGCGTTCGTTGAAAGTTTGAGAAACCTTCGCTTCCCGCAAGCTCCGGTGATCGAGCACCAATGTCTTCACATGACATATGAAGCTCTTTCTCATGGTCTGGCGAAAATGGGGTGGCCTACTCGTAACTATATGCCGATCGGGAACCTTCTGGTTGGTATGGCGTATCTGGTTCGTCGTATTATGGAAAACTCTTCTCAAGTGGGAGTTCTTTCAATCATGCGTTCTCACCAGAAGGCGAGTGGTCTTATTTCTCCAGTGGAAGTTCACAACACTAAGAAAAAAGCCCATACACTTCAGTTTGATAGCTTTATCACTCAACTTAAGAGTGATTTCGCTCCGGCCAGACCTCTTCGTCTGTTCATCAAAGATGAGCGTGAGGCCCTTGAAAAGAGCATCAATGAATTAACGGCAAAAATTGCGGCCAATCAGGACGCCTGGAAGAATTCATCTGAAACAAAAGTAATTTCAAGTTCTCGTCCGGATCTCGTGATTGGAACTTATAAAGCGAACACAAATTCTGAAGCGATTAAGACCGTGGAAGAAGCTGAGGCCGCTCTTATGAACAACTGGTGGAGTAAGCAGTCACTTGCTCTTTACCGCGTATCTGTCCTTCTTAAGGCAGCAGATATCATGCTTTTAAAGCGAAATTCTCTTTCTGCTCTTATGATGTATGAGGCCGGAAAGACCATGACGGAAGCACTGGCCGACGTTGATGAGGCGATTGACTTCATTAACTTCTATGCTCGTCAGGAAATCTCGCTTCAATTAAGTCATCAAAAACTTACTAACCGTGGTGTGATCACGGTGATCGCTCCATGGAACTTCCCGCTTGCGATCCCTTGTGGGATGACGGTAGCTCCTCTTGTGGCCGGTAACGCTGTTATCTTAAAGCCTGCTGAGCAGACTCCGCTTATCGCCATCGAACTTTATAACATCCTTATCGAGGCCGGAGTTCCGAAAGAAATTCTTTACTTGATCCAAGGTGACGGTGAAGTTGTGGGAGCTCCTCTTGTGACTCATCCAAAGACTGCCGGAATTGTTTTCACCGGTTCTAAGGGCGTGGGCCAATGGATCTACCGTCACGCGGGCCAGGAAACAATTCAGCACTACTATCACCAGATTCCTATGCAGAAGAAAGTGATCACAGAGATGGGTGGTAAAAACGCCATTATCGTAACGAATAACTGTGAGCTTGATGAAACAATCTCTGGCATTCTTTACGCGGCCTTCGGTCACTCAGGTCAGAAATGCTCGGCCGCTTCTCGTGTGATTGTTCACAAAGAAGTAAAAGACGCTCTGGTTGCTCGTCTCATGCAGGCGATCCGCGATCTTAAAGTTGGTGAGGCCCTGGATCCATCAACATCGGTAAACCCACTTATCACTCGCGAAGATCAAGAGCGCGTGAAGAAAGCAATTGAAGAAGCCAAAGATGAAGCGATTCGTTCTCAAGGTAAAATCCTGATCGATCGCTCGTTTGAAAAACTTCCTGGCTTCTGTGTAGGTCCGGCGTTGTTTGAACTTCCAGCGTTCCAGGCCCGCAAGAAAGATTCTTGGGCACAAAAAGAGATCTTTGGTCCAGTGATTCACATCACTGAATACGAATCAATGATTGAGGCGGTAGAACTCTTTAACGGCACTGAATACGCTCTGACTGGTGGTATTTACTCTCAGTCTCAGGACGATATTGATTTCCTGATCCGCTTCCTACGTGCCGGTAACCTTTATGTGAACCGTCCGAACACTGGTGCTCGTGTAGCCATTGAGCCATTCGGTGGTTTCAAACTTTCTGGTACAGGGCCTAAGGCCGGTGGCACTGATTATGTGAAGGAATTCCACTTCATTCTATCTGCTCAAGATACTCAACCTCATGAGGGGAAATGGGCACCAGACAGCGGTTATGCGCTTATGACTCCACGTCCATCTCTTATCTCAACTGCTGGCCGCGTTTCTCGTTTTGAGCATTTCGCAAATAGTTTCGTTGATCAGTATGAACTATTCATGGGCACAGTGAATGAAAAAGAAAAGGCCCAGCTTCTGGGGTTCATCACATGGGTCAAAGGAAATCTAGGCGAGTACCTAAATGGTCACCACTTAAATTTCGTGATCCCTGGACAGCTTTCTTATAACGATAAATCGATCATTAAAGATTCCGGTTTGTTCGTGACGGTTTCTGCTCGTCCAAGCCTTAAGTCGATTCACTATCTCTTTGGTGCACTTGCCCTTGGTTGTGGTGTATCTATCGCATGTCTAACTGAAGAATCTTATAAGACATGGAAGGGCATTCTGGATCTGGCCTGGAAAGCTGGTTTCTCGAAGACCAATATCGACATCACTTTCATGTCGCAAACAACTCTTGCTGATCTGTTAAAAGAACCACACTACAGCTTCATCTATGCTGGCCATTATGTTCAGTACCGCGATCTTTTGTATAAAGGTGTCCTTGAAGGCAAGTCTTTAAGTGAAACAATGCGCTTAATTCTCTCTGAAGTTGACGGGGTTTCCCTTGAACCTTCACAGGTTTTAGATCAGTTTGTATGGACCCGTTCTCTGGCGATTAATACCATGAGACATGGAGCACCACTGGAGTTGAATGCATGA